In Methylomonas sp. ZR1, one DNA window encodes the following:
- the ilvC gene encoding ketol-acid reductoisomerase: protein MQVYYDKDADLSVIRSKKVAIIGYGSQGHAHANNLKDSGVDVVVGLRANSASVAKAQASGLTVKDVPEAIAGADVVMILTPDEFQSKLYKEEIEPNIKQGAALAFAHGFAILYNQVVPRKDLDVIMIAPKAPGHTVRSEFVKGGGIPDLIAIHQDASGMAKAICLSYASAIGGGRSGIIETTFRDETETDLFGEQAVLCGGAVELVKAGFETLTEAGYPPEMAYFECLHELKLIVDLMYEGGIANMNYSISNNAEYGEYVTGPKVINEESRWAMKQALEDIQQGKYAKQFILEGQTGYPEMTARRRLNAEHPIETVGAKLRAMMPWIKANQIVDKSKN, encoded by the coding sequence ATGCAAGTTTATTACGATAAAGACGCCGACCTTTCTGTTATCAGAAGCAAAAAAGTAGCGATCATCGGTTACGGCTCACAAGGCCACGCGCACGCCAACAACCTGAAAGACTCAGGGGTTGACGTCGTTGTCGGCTTGCGTGCCAATTCAGCGTCAGTCGCCAAAGCTCAAGCCAGCGGCTTGACTGTCAAAGACGTACCGGAGGCCATCGCCGGCGCCGACGTGGTGATGATTCTGACTCCTGACGAGTTTCAATCCAAACTGTACAAAGAAGAAATCGAACCCAATATCAAACAAGGCGCGGCCTTGGCTTTCGCTCACGGTTTCGCTATTTTGTACAACCAAGTTGTTCCGCGTAAAGACCTGGACGTGATCATGATTGCCCCAAAAGCACCTGGTCACACCGTGCGCTCCGAGTTTGTTAAAGGCGGCGGCATTCCTGATTTGATTGCGATTCATCAAGATGCGTCCGGCATGGCCAAAGCCATCTGCTTGTCTTACGCATCAGCCATCGGCGGCGGCCGTTCCGGCATCATCGAAACCACTTTCCGCGACGAAACCGAAACCGATTTGTTCGGCGAACAAGCTGTACTGTGCGGTGGCGCGGTGGAACTGGTGAAAGCCGGTTTCGAAACCCTGACCGAAGCGGGCTATCCACCGGAAATGGCGTACTTCGAGTGCCTGCACGAACTGAAATTGATCGTGGACTTGATGTACGAAGGCGGCATTGCCAACATGAACTACTCGATCTCCAACAACGCGGAATACGGCGAATACGTCACCGGCCCGAAAGTGATCAACGAAGAAAGCCGTTGGGCCATGAAACAAGCCCTGGAAGACATTCAGCAAGGTAAATACGCCAAGCAATTTATTCTGGAAGGCCAAACCGGCTATCCTGAAATGACCGCCAGACGCCGTCTGAATGCCGAGCATCCTATCGAAACCGTCGGTGCTAAACTGCGGGCCATGATGCCTTGGATCAAAGCTAACCAAATCGTCGATAAAAGCAAAAACTAA
- a CDS encoding outer membrane protein OmpK: protein MPDHSCFNPFYLGIITATLAQPCPAEFLQWSNSEIQYLHGGNYQEPFNANDVSQSIITVTHAHGWAYGRNFFFMDTLFTESGQTAQTNLYGEAYSTFSLGKVIGLDLSYGIFKDFGVTAGVNLGENMNSSCSGFRAWLYGVTVDFDLPGFDYFNVDFLRQRVTETADISTSWQITPAWKLPFEIAGTKWSFEGFADFIGHNHTAARQALAQPQLRLDLGDLWGHSNHLYIGLEYQYWHNKYGIKGLLDRVPQVLVVWKF, encoded by the coding sequence ATGCCCGACCATTCTTGCTTCAACCCGTTTTATCTCGGCATCATCACCGCAACCTTGGCCCAGCCCTGCCCCGCCGAATTCTTGCAATGGAGTAATAGCGAGATCCAATATCTGCATGGCGGCAACTACCAGGAACCGTTCAACGCCAACGACGTCAGCCAGTCCATCATCACCGTCACGCATGCCCACGGCTGGGCTTACGGCCGCAACTTCTTCTTCATGGATACGCTGTTTACCGAATCCGGCCAAACCGCGCAAACCAATCTTTACGGCGAGGCATACAGCACCTTCAGCCTCGGTAAAGTCATCGGCTTGGACTTGTCTTATGGCATTTTCAAGGATTTCGGCGTGACCGCCGGCGTCAACCTCGGGGAAAACATGAACAGCTCGTGTAGCGGCTTTCGCGCCTGGCTATACGGCGTTACCGTCGATTTCGACCTGCCGGGCTTCGACTATTTCAACGTCGACTTTTTACGGCAGCGCGTCACCGAAACCGCCGACATCAGCACCTCCTGGCAGATTACCCCGGCGTGGAAACTGCCGTTCGAAATTGCCGGCACAAAATGGAGTTTCGAAGGCTTTGCCGACTTCATCGGCCATAACCACACCGCCGCCCGCCAAGCTCTGGCGCAACCGCAACTTAGATTAGACCTCGGCGACTTATGGGGCCATAGCAACCATTTGTATATCGGCCTCGAATATCAGTATTGGCATAATAAATATGGGATTAAGGGCTTACTTGACAGGGTGCCGCAGGTGTTGGTGGTGTGGAAGTTTTGA